One genomic region from Stackebrandtia nassauensis DSM 44728 encodes:
- a CDS encoding NADP-dependent oxidoreductase: MYAVGFDEYGDASVLRYGEHPKPSPGPGQVRIEVRAAAVNPYDWKLRSGMMREIAPVTFPFIPGGEAAGVVDEVGEGVTGVEVGDEVFGLGSGTYAQYALLNHVAPKPAGFDWHQAAGTALAAETALRSLRLVELAAGQTLVVDGASGSVGSAAVQLAVADGATVIGTCGSSNEEFVSSLGARPVRYGPGLADRVRAMTAHVDAGFDTVGHGGVAELIELTGTPGKVVTVADFSGEHDVHVTSVPSAFDALAKVAELARGDGYVVRVGRTFPLAEAEAAHRCGEAGISAGKIVLTLE; the protein is encoded by the coding sequence ATGTACGCGGTCGGCTTTGACGAGTACGGGGACGCGTCGGTGTTGCGCTACGGCGAACACCCGAAACCGTCCCCGGGGCCCGGGCAGGTGCGCATCGAGGTGCGGGCCGCCGCGGTCAACCCGTACGACTGGAAACTGCGGTCCGGGATGATGCGCGAGATCGCGCCGGTGACGTTCCCGTTCATCCCCGGCGGCGAGGCGGCCGGGGTCGTCGACGAGGTCGGCGAGGGCGTCACGGGCGTCGAGGTCGGTGACGAGGTGTTCGGCCTCGGTTCGGGAACCTACGCGCAGTACGCGCTGCTCAACCACGTCGCGCCCAAGCCCGCCGGTTTCGACTGGCACCAGGCCGCGGGCACCGCGCTGGCCGCCGAGACGGCGCTGCGGTCACTGCGGCTGGTGGAACTGGCCGCGGGCCAGACCCTCGTCGTGGACGGCGCCTCCGGTTCGGTGGGCAGCGCGGCGGTGCAGCTGGCCGTCGCCGACGGCGCCACCGTCATCGGCACCTGCGGATCCTCCAATGAGGAGTTCGTTTCGTCGCTCGGTGCCCGGCCGGTCCGCTACGGGCCCGGTCTGGCCGACCGGGTCAGGGCCATGACCGCGCACGTGGACGCCGGGTTCGACACCGTCGGGCACGGCGGGGTCGCCGAGCTGATCGAGCTGACCGGCACGCCCGGCAAGGTGGTCACCGTCGCCGACTTCTCCGGCGAACACGACGTGCATGTCACCTCGGTGCCCAGCGCCTTCGACGCGCTGGCCAAGGTCGCCGAGCTGGCGCGCGGCGACGGCTATGTGGTGCGGGTCGGCCGCACCTTCCCGCTAGCCGAGGCCGAAGCCGCGCACCGCTGCGGCGAGGCGGGCATCTCGGCCGGGAAGATCGTGCTCACGCTGGAGTGA
- a CDS encoding class I SAM-dependent methyltransferase, producing the protein MADTELTGVKRTLAVVLQTKAVDNLLPEPILGDAYAERAMRGLDPDYDKRKRGTSQMGAMAVVRAKAHDDWARAFLAEHPDAVVLHLGCGLDARVYRVDPPAGVDWYDLDFPDVIALREQLLPRREHYTLIGSSVIELAWLDRVPHDRPVLMIAEGLLPYLEAADVERIVTSIVDGFPSGQLQCDLVPPWVSRTSKYDPNLRKYGVTFKSGFKPRVLADWHPRLEYLDEAPILNSPDLARLPASVRFTYWLMNVTPGLRTSYRVERYRFG; encoded by the coding sequence ATGGCTGACACCGAACTCACCGGCGTGAAGCGGACCCTCGCGGTGGTGTTGCAGACCAAGGCCGTCGACAACCTGCTGCCCGAGCCGATCCTGGGCGACGCATACGCCGAGCGGGCGATGCGGGGCCTGGACCCCGACTACGACAAACGTAAACGCGGGACCAGCCAGATGGGCGCGATGGCGGTCGTGCGGGCCAAGGCCCACGACGACTGGGCGCGTGCGTTCCTGGCCGAACACCCCGACGCGGTGGTGCTGCACCTGGGCTGCGGCCTGGACGCCCGGGTGTACCGCGTCGACCCGCCCGCCGGGGTCGACTGGTACGACCTGGACTTCCCCGACGTCATCGCACTGCGGGAACAGCTACTGCCGCGAAGGGAGCACTACACCCTCATCGGTTCCAGCGTCATCGAGCTCGCCTGGCTGGACCGGGTGCCCCACGACCGTCCGGTGCTGATGATCGCCGAAGGGCTGCTGCCGTACCTGGAGGCGGCCGACGTCGAACGCATCGTCACCTCCATCGTGGACGGATTCCCGTCCGGGCAACTGCAGTGCGATCTCGTGCCGCCGTGGGTGTCGCGAACCTCGAAGTACGACCCCAACCTGCGAAAGTACGGCGTCACCTTCAAGTCGGGCTTCAAGCCGCGGGTGCTGGCCGACTGGCACCCGCGGCTCGAATACCTCGACGAGGCACCGATCCTCAACTCACCGGACCTGGCGCGACTGCCCGCGTCGGTGCGGTTCACGTACTGGCTGATGAACGTGACGCCGGGCCTGCGCACCTCGTACCGGGTGGAGCGTTACCGCTTCGGTTAG
- a CDS encoding response regulator gives MSQPIRVLVADDHLVVRTGFAELLGTQPDFSVVGIASDGAEAVMACRTATPDVVLMDVRMPNMDGIEATRRIAATSEATPRVIILTTFDLDEYVYDALRAGASGFLLKDVTAERLFDAVRVVAAGEALLAPTVTRRLIGEFVQSKQPRPVADARLASLTPRETEVLRLVAEGLSNPELAARLTVSEETVKTHVSRVLHKLGLRDRTQAVVAAYESGLVVPGGRPA, from the coding sequence ATGAGCCAACCCATCCGCGTCCTGGTCGCCGACGACCACCTCGTGGTGCGCACCGGCTTCGCCGAACTGCTTGGCACCCAACCGGACTTCAGCGTCGTCGGCATCGCCTCCGACGGCGCCGAGGCCGTGATGGCCTGCCGCACCGCCACCCCCGACGTCGTCCTCATGGACGTCCGGATGCCCAACATGGACGGCATCGAGGCCACCCGCCGCATCGCCGCCACCTCCGAGGCGACGCCGCGCGTCATCATCCTGACCACTTTCGACCTGGACGAGTACGTCTACGACGCGCTGCGAGCCGGGGCCAGCGGCTTCCTGCTCAAGGACGTCACCGCCGAGCGGCTGTTCGACGCCGTACGGGTCGTGGCGGCGGGGGAGGCGCTGCTGGCGCCCACCGTCACCCGCCGCCTCATCGGCGAGTTCGTCCAGTCCAAGCAGCCGCGCCCGGTCGCCGACGCGAGGCTGGCGTCGCTGACGCCGCGCGAGACCGAGGTGCTGCGGCTGGTCGCCGAAGGACTGTCCAATCCGGAACTGGCCGCCCGGCTGACCGTCTCGGAGGAGACGGTTAAGACCCACGTCAGCCGGGTACTGCACAAACTCGGGCTGCGCGACCGCACCCAGGCGGTGGTGGCCGCCTACGAATCCGGCCTCGTCGTCCCCGGCGGCCGTCCGGCCTAG
- a CDS encoding ATP-binding cassette domain-containing protein: protein METGIEVSEVHKRYGAVTALDGMTFTVKPGRVTGFVGPNGAGKSTTMRVILGLDTPQRGRALVNGEPYRRLRHPLSQVGALLDASALQPGRSARNHLLWLAHSQGHGAKRVDAMLEQVGLSQVGRRRAGGFSLGMRQRLGIAAALLCDPPVLMLDEPFNGLDPEGIVWIRGLLRGLAAEGRAVLVSSHLMSELEDAADHLLVVGRGRVLADTPVSALITAASRGRILVRTTEREAVMEILAGDGATVAVTGTDVVTVTGLAAARITELLNAAAIPFSEVATYRAGLETAYMELTREAVEFHAEPTEAKR from the coding sequence ATGGAAACAGGTATCGAAGTATCTGAAGTGCATAAACGCTATGGGGCGGTGACGGCCCTGGACGGCATGACCTTCACCGTCAAGCCGGGGCGGGTCACCGGTTTCGTCGGCCCCAACGGGGCGGGCAAGTCCACCACCATGCGGGTCATCCTCGGCCTCGACACGCCGCAACGCGGCCGGGCGCTGGTCAACGGCGAACCGTACCGGCGGCTGCGGCACCCGCTCAGCCAGGTCGGCGCGCTGCTGGACGCCTCGGCGCTGCAACCCGGGCGTTCGGCCCGCAACCATCTGCTGTGGCTGGCCCATTCCCAGGGCCACGGCGCCAAACGCGTCGACGCGATGCTGGAGCAGGTGGGGCTGTCGCAGGTGGGGCGGCGCCGGGCGGGCGGCTTCTCGCTGGGGATGCGGCAGCGGCTGGGCATCGCCGCCGCGCTGCTGTGCGATCCGCCGGTGCTGATGCTGGACGAGCCGTTCAACGGGCTGGACCCCGAGGGGATCGTGTGGATTCGCGGTCTGCTGCGGGGCCTGGCCGCCGAGGGCCGCGCGGTCCTGGTGTCCAGTCACCTGATGAGCGAGCTGGAGGACGCCGCCGACCATCTGCTCGTCGTGGGCCGGGGCCGGGTACTGGCCGACACTCCGGTGTCGGCGCTGATCACCGCCGCCTCCCGGGGCCGGATCCTGGTGCGCACCACCGAACGCGAGGCCGTCATGGAGATCCTGGCCGGTGACGGCGCCACCGTCGCCGTCACCGGGACCGACGTCGTCACCGTCACGGGTCTGGCCGCCGCCCGGATCACCGAACTGCTCAACGCCGCCGCGATCCCCTTCTCGGAGGTGGCCACCTACCGCGCCGGACTCGAAACCGCCTATATGGAGCTGACCCGCGAGGCGGTCGAGTTCCACGCCGAGCCGACGGAGGCCAAGCGATGA
- a CDS encoding LysR family transcriptional regulator, which yields MLNPRRLLVLREVLAAGSINAAARNLNYSPATISQHMTALARETGLVLFEKQGRGIVATDAARQLADQAAALLADFGRLERVVADLRGGDAEHLAIACFASASESWLPEVVRTVRRHRPNLTVEISLNEPVNGRGRRQPDLDIRTEPADGVELRLDGYRRHELTVEELLAVVPAGHRLAGAEQIALRDLEAEPWVDHDIYDSPIGRIMLSACRAAGFTPRYAARLDDHRAALRLVAAGIGVTVLPRLAVAELPDGLVAKPLVNPTVSRRIVVHARRDRRRGDLIARAVARLRASAHDTD from the coding sequence ATGCTCAACCCACGACGCCTGCTGGTCCTGCGCGAAGTCCTGGCCGCCGGATCCATCAACGCCGCCGCCCGGAACCTCAACTACTCGCCCGCGACCATCAGCCAGCACATGACGGCGCTGGCCCGCGAGACCGGACTGGTCCTGTTCGAGAAACAGGGACGCGGCATCGTCGCCACCGACGCCGCCCGGCAGCTCGCCGACCAGGCCGCCGCGCTGTTGGCCGACTTCGGGCGCCTGGAACGGGTCGTGGCGGACCTGCGCGGCGGCGACGCCGAACACCTGGCGATAGCCTGTTTCGCCTCGGCCTCGGAGAGCTGGCTGCCCGAGGTGGTGCGGACGGTGCGGCGCCACCGGCCCAACCTCACCGTCGAGATCAGCCTCAACGAACCCGTCAACGGACGCGGACGGCGGCAACCCGACCTCGACATCCGCACCGAACCCGCCGACGGCGTCGAACTGCGTCTCGACGGCTACCGGCGCCACGAGCTCACCGTCGAGGAACTGCTCGCCGTGGTCCCGGCCGGGCACCGGCTCGCCGGGGCCGAGCAGATCGCGCTGCGGGACCTGGAAGCCGAACCCTGGGTGGACCACGACATCTACGACAGCCCGATCGGACGGATCATGCTCAGCGCCTGCCGGGCCGCCGGATTCACGCCCCGCTACGCGGCCCGGCTCGACGACCATCGGGCGGCGCTGCGGCTGGTGGCGGCCGGAATCGGCGTCACCGTCCTGCCGCGACTGGCCGTCGCGGAACTGCCGGACGGGCTGGTCGCCAAACCCTTGGTCAACCCGACCGTGTCGCGGCGCATCGTCGTCCACGCCCGCCGGGACCGACGTCGCGGCGACCTCATCGCCCGCGCGGTGGCGCGACTTCGCGCGAGCGCCCACGACACCGACTGA
- a CDS encoding sensor histidine kinase, translating to MTGGSGAGRDGSTRARFRSGTLANRLSEHGFAVGAALLGAIATAESWIHAARAVAPEPNRPLLIAIIVLLGLASTVPVALADTRPALAAGLVTGALLVSMVATETLTFAGAAAQLVTGYQLGIRGPGPPSLDPAATAVGRPPTGLGARLSRLSALLFAAPFPLLALIALSGSVSQTQPGGAASTVTVESPVDVRGFVVRLALLAVLAPIAALAGIARRSAREAAAGRAAARTFADTLLEHTARGERARIARELHDVVAHHISMVAVQAETARLTTPGMPEAGAQRLRAIGDTARAALTEMRRLLGVLREDTGTEPARLQPQPGLRLRELNALLDETRDASGAGIRLVLKGQYAELDPGVELAAYRIIQEALTNARRHAPGAAVDVTLHYTQDELLMTIRDNGPGPSTTAPVGGHGLSGMRERAAAVGGQLTTTAASGGGFRVDVRLPTTDEAAA from the coding sequence GTGACAGGTGGGAGCGGTGCCGGACGAGACGGCTCGACGCGTGCCCGCTTCCGGTCCGGGACGCTGGCGAACCGGCTGTCCGAGCACGGCTTCGCGGTGGGCGCGGCGCTGCTGGGCGCGATCGCCACCGCCGAGTCCTGGATCCACGCCGCCCGCGCCGTCGCCCCCGAACCCAACCGGCCGCTGCTGATCGCGATCATCGTGCTGCTGGGCCTGGCCTCGACCGTGCCGGTGGCGCTGGCGGACACCCGGCCCGCGCTGGCGGCGGGGCTGGTCACCGGGGCCCTGCTGGTATCCATGGTGGCCACCGAGACGTTGACCTTCGCCGGAGCCGCGGCGCAACTGGTGACCGGGTACCAGCTGGGGATTCGCGGCCCGGGCCCGCCGTCGCTCGATCCGGCCGCCACCGCCGTCGGCCGTCCTCCGACCGGACTCGGCGCACGCCTGTCCCGGCTGTCGGCCCTGCTGTTCGCCGCGCCGTTCCCACTGCTGGCGCTGATCGCGCTGTCGGGCTCGGTGTCGCAGACCCAGCCGGGTGGGGCCGCCTCGACCGTCACCGTCGAGTCGCCGGTGGACGTTCGCGGTTTCGTGGTGCGGCTGGCGCTGCTGGCCGTGCTGGCGCCGATCGCGGCGCTGGCGGGGATAGCCCGCCGCTCGGCCCGCGAGGCGGCGGCCGGGCGCGCCGCCGCCCGGACCTTCGCCGACACGCTGCTGGAACACACCGCGCGCGGCGAACGCGCCCGCATCGCCCGGGAACTGCACGACGTCGTCGCCCACCACATCTCGATGGTCGCGGTCCAGGCCGAGACCGCCCGGCTCACCACCCCCGGGATGCCCGAGGCGGGCGCGCAACGGCTGCGCGCCATCGGCGACACCGCCCGCGCCGCGCTCACCGAGATGCGACGGCTGCTGGGGGTGCTGCGCGAGGACACCGGCACCGAACCCGCCCGGCTGCAACCACAGCCGGGACTGCGACTGCGGGAACTCAACGCGCTGCTGGACGAGACCCGCGACGCCTCCGGCGCCGGAATCCGACTGGTCCTCAAGGGACAGTATGCTGAACTGGATCCCGGTGTCGAACTGGCCGCCTACCGCATCATCCAGGAAGCCCTCACCAACGCCCGCCGTCACGCCCCCGGCGCCGCCGTCGACGTGACCCTCCACTACACACAGGACGAACTGCTGATGACCATCCGCGACAACGGACCCGGACCATCCACCACCGCACCCGTCGGCGGCCACGGCCTGTCCGGCATGCGCGAACGCGCCGCCGCCGTCGGCGGCCAGCTCACGACCACAGCCGCCTCCGGCGGCGGCTTCCGCGTCGACGTCCGGCTGCCCACCACCGACGAGGCCGCCGCATGA
- a CDS encoding ABC transporter permease — protein sequence MRLALHAEFTKLRTAPGTGGLLLAILIATVAVSALAGTGTSCVSGVCELDAVKHSLTGVQIGQSFVAVFAIAAIGGEYGNGMIHTTLTAVPRRLTVVAAKVVTTLAVIAVVAVAAVPAALLAGRAGLARQGHEIALSDFDTQRAVLGSIAYLLLIGVLSIGIALVARNATAAIGITLGLLYLFPLLAATVTNESLVRVLYRMSPMNAGLSIQATTGLADLMIAPLAGLGVLAAWAVAALVGGTLSLRFRDA from the coding sequence ATGAGGCTCGCCCTGCACGCCGAGTTCACCAAACTGCGCACCGCGCCGGGCACCGGCGGGCTGCTGCTGGCGATCCTGATCGCGACCGTCGCGGTCAGCGCGCTGGCCGGTACCGGCACCTCCTGCGTCTCCGGCGTCTGCGAGCTCGACGCCGTCAAGCACAGCCTCACCGGAGTCCAAATCGGGCAGTCGTTCGTCGCGGTGTTCGCCATCGCCGCCATCGGCGGTGAGTACGGCAACGGAATGATCCACACGACCCTGACCGCCGTCCCCCGACGGCTCACCGTCGTGGCCGCCAAGGTCGTCACGACGCTCGCCGTGATCGCCGTGGTGGCGGTGGCGGCGGTACCGGCGGCGCTGCTGGCCGGTCGCGCGGGCCTGGCCCGGCAGGGTCACGAGATCGCGCTGTCGGATTTCGACACCCAGCGCGCGGTGCTGGGCTCGATCGCCTACCTGCTCCTCATCGGAGTGCTGAGTATCGGCATCGCGCTGGTGGCCCGCAACGCCACCGCCGCCATCGGCATCACTCTGGGGCTGTTGTACCTGTTCCCGCTGCTGGCCGCGACGGTCACCAACGAATCGTTGGTCCGGGTTCTGTATCGCATGTCCCCCATGAACGCTGGTCTGTCCATTCAGGCTACGACCGGGCTGGCCGATCTGATGATCGCGCCGTTGGCGGGCCTGGGGGTACTGGCCGCGTGGGCGGTCGCCGCGCTCGTGGGCGGCACGCTGTCGCTACGGTTTCGCGACGCCTAA
- a CDS encoding dihydrofolate reductase family protein has product MRVVVSEFISLDGVVQAPGGADEDTDGGFAHGGWSMEFFDEESIMPFATETIAEADALLFGRRTWENMAAAWPQQTGDEFSDRINALPKYVVSSTLTEADMKWNTTLVPGGEAVAKVRQLREAEGRGLMLQGSPGLVRELLAEGLVDELRLMIEPVTLGGGKSIFPADGMKRPLELVSTTTGKTGIQLNVYRPKAGEVIP; this is encoded by the coding sequence ATGCGCGTAGTGGTCAGTGAATTCATCAGCCTGGACGGTGTGGTCCAGGCCCCGGGCGGGGCCGACGAGGACACCGACGGCGGTTTCGCCCACGGTGGCTGGTCGATGGAGTTCTTCGACGAGGAATCGATCATGCCGTTCGCGACCGAGACGATCGCCGAGGCCGACGCGCTGCTGTTCGGGCGTCGCACCTGGGAGAACATGGCGGCGGCCTGGCCGCAGCAGACCGGGGACGAGTTCTCCGACCGGATCAACGCGCTGCCCAAGTACGTGGTGTCGTCGACGCTGACCGAGGCCGACATGAAGTGGAACACCACGCTCGTGCCCGGTGGTGAGGCCGTGGCGAAGGTGCGTCAGTTGCGTGAGGCCGAGGGCCGGGGGCTGATGTTGCAGGGCAGCCCGGGGCTGGTGCGGGAGCTGCTGGCCGAGGGCCTGGTGGACGAGCTGCGGTTGATGATCGAGCCGGTGACCCTGGGCGGCGGCAAGTCGATCTTCCCGGCCGACGGCATGAAGCGACCGCTGGAGCTGGTCTCGACCACCACCGGCAAGACCGGGATCCAGCTGAACGTCTACCGGCCCAAGGCCGGCGAGGTGATCCCCTAG